Proteins encoded together in one Microcaecilia unicolor chromosome 3, aMicUni1.1, whole genome shotgun sequence window:
- the SERINC1 gene encoding serine incorporator 1 encodes MGAVLGLCSTASWLSCLCGSAPCLLSRCCPSGNNSTVTRLIYAAFLLLGVGVACVMLMPGMEEQLQKIPGFCEGGMGSSLPMVHGRVNCDVIVGYKAVYRVCFGMAMFFLLFSLLMIKVKSSQDPRAAIHNGFWFFKFAAAVAITVGAFFIPEGPFTTVWFYVGMAGAFCFILIQLVLLIDFAHSWNESWVEKMEEGNSRCWYAALLSATSFNYVLSLISIVLFYVYYTHPEGCSENKAFISVNMLLCLGASIMSILPKIQESQPRSGLLQSSVITVYTMYLTWSAMTNEPERKCNPSLLSIIGYNQTSVPGQAQVVQWWDAQGIVGLILFLLCVLYSSIRTSTNSQVNKLTLTSDESTLIEDGMSRSDGTVEEGEDVRRAVDNEKGGVTYSYSFFHFMLFLASLYIMMTLTNWYSPDSSYKMMISKWPAVWVKISSSWVCIMLYVWTLVAPLVLTNRDFD; translated from the exons ATGGGGGCTGTGCTAGGCCTGTGTTCCACCGCCAGCTGG ctTTCATGTTTGTGTGGCAGTGCACCATGTCTGCTGTCCCGATGCTGCCCCAGTGGGAACAACTCTACGGTGACCCGGTTGATCTATGCTGCCTTCTTGCTACTTGGCGTTGGTGTTGCCTGTGTGATGTTAATGCCAGGAATGGAAGAACAGTTACAGAAG ATCCCTGGCTTTTGCGAAGGAGGGATGGGGTCATCCCTTCCTATGGTGCATGGTCGTGTGAACTGTGATGTCATTGTTGGATACAAAGCTGTATACCGTGTGTGCTTCGGCATGGCCATGTTCTTCCTGCTGTTCTCCTTGCTCATGATAAAGGTGAAGAGCAGCCAAGATCCCCGAGCAGCAATACATAATGG ATTTTGGTTCTTTAAATTTGCTGCAGCAGTTGCAATTACCGTTGGAGCCTTCTTCATACCAGAAGGGCCTTTTACTACTG TGTGGTTTTATGTGGGCATGGCCGGTGCCTTCTGCTTCATCTTGATTCAGCTGGTCTTGCTCATTGACTTTGCTCACTCTTGGAATGAATCTTGGGTAGAAAAAATGGAGGAAGGGAACTCAAGATGCTGGTATGCAG ctCTGCTGTCTGCTACAAGCTTCAATTATGTGTTGTCTCTGATTTCCATCGTCCTGTTCTATGTTTACTACACTCACCCCGAGGGCTGCTCTGAAAATAAAGCATTCATCAGTGTCAACATGTTGCTCTGCCTTGGTGCATCTATAATGTCAATTCTTCCTAAAATCCAG GAATCACAACCAAGATCTGGTCTCCTGCAGTCTTCAGTCATCACAGTTTACACAATGTATTTGACGTGGTCTGCTATGACCAATGAACCAG AAAGAAAATGCAACCCAAGCTTGCTGAGCATAATTGGTTACAACCAGACGAGTGTCCCAGGTCAAGCACAGGTTGTTCAGTGGTGGGATGCCCAAGGAATTGTGGGACTTATTCTGTTTTTGCTGTGTGTTCTCTATTCAAG CATCCGTACATCTACAAACAGCCAGGTGAACAAGCTAACCCTGACAAGTGATGAGTCCACCCTGATAGAAGATGGCATGAGCAGGAGTGATGGAACTGTGGAAGAGGGTGAAGATGTACGTCGGGCAGTAGATAATGAAAAGGGTGGCGTGACTTACAGCTATTCCTTTTTTCATTTCATGCTCTTCTTGGCTTCACTTTATATTATGATGACCTTAACCAACTGGTACAG TCCCGACTCTTCCTATAAGATGATGATCAGTAAATGGCCCGCTGTCTGGGTGAAGATCTCCTCCAGTTGGGTTTGCATTATGCTTTATGTGTGGACTCTGGTGGCCCCACTAGTACTTACAAATCGTGATTTTGACTGA